Proteins found in one Zea mays cultivar B73 chromosome 1, Zm-B73-REFERENCE-NAM-5.0, whole genome shotgun sequence genomic segment:
- the LOC100274533 gene encoding 50S ribosomal protein L10, chloroplastic-like, producing the protein METSFLPTTLPNTRPLPALRTYAPAASIRSQQRPRRSTIRAAITRGRKEETVTTVREQLEGCYLLAGIKYEGLTVKQLQGIRDALPDTCRLLVAKNTLVGKAIEGTPWEALKPCMKGMNAWLFVHTEEVPAALKPYRAFQKEERVEETNDFVGAVFEGKFYGPGDFKALETMPSRAEVYATLLGALQGPATSLVATLQAPARDVVAVLSAYVRKLEEEAGAA; encoded by the coding sequence ATGGAGACCTCTTTCCTGCCCACCACACTCCCCAACACAAGGCCTCTCCCCGCGCTCCGAACCTACGCCCCAGCCGCCTCGATCCGTTCCCAACAGCGCCCTCGTCGCTCCACCATACGCGCAGCCATCACCCGGGGCCGGAAGGAGGAGACGGTGACCACCGTCCGGGAGCAACTGGAGGGGTGCTACCTCCTGGCGGGTATCAAGTACGAGGGCCTGACGGTGAAGCAGCTGCAGGGAATCCGCGACGCGCTCCCCGACACCTGCAGGCTGCTGGTGGCGAAGAACACGCTGGTGGGGAAAGCCATCGAGGGTACCCCTTGGGAGGCGCTCAAGCCGTGCATGAAGGGTATGAATGCCTGGCTCTTCGTCCACACTGAGGAGGTACCCGCAGCGCTCAAGCCCTACCGCGCCTTCCAGAAGGAGGAGCGTGTCGAGGAGACCAACGACTTCGTCGGCGCCGTCTTTGAGGGCAAGTTTTACGGGCCCGGCGACTTCAAGGCGCTCGAGACTATGCCCAGCCGCGCAGAGGTGTACGCCACGCTGCTCGGCGCGCTGCAGGGACCCGCTACGTCCCTCGTCGCCACGCTGCAGGCGCCAGCCAGAGATGTTGTTGCGGTGCTCTCCGCCTACGTGCGCAAGCTCGAGGAGGAGGCTGGAGCCGCCTAG